From Camelus dromedarius isolate mCamDro1 chromosome 12, mCamDro1.pat, whole genome shotgun sequence, the proteins below share one genomic window:
- the LOC105098042 gene encoding olfactory receptor 51L1 has product MVVWSNNDTMEPIFILRGFPGLEYVHSWLSIPFCLAYLLAFIGNVSILSVIWTESSLQQPMYYFLSILALTDLGLSLSTLPTMLAVLCLDAREIRASVCYVQLFFIHTFTFLESSVLLAMAFDRFIAICRPLHYTTILTNSVIGKIGLTCLLRSMGVVLPTPLLLRQYHYCHINALSHAFCLHQDVLKLSCSDASINSVYGLCVVIATLGVDSVFILLSYVLILKAVLGIASREEQLKALNTCVSHICMVLIFFVPVIGVSMVHRFGKYLSPIVHILMADIYLLLPPLLNPVVYSVRTKQIRLGILRKFGLRRKL; this is encoded by the coding sequence ATGGTGGTCTGGAGTAACAATGATACTATGGAGCCTATATTTATTCTGAGGGGTTTTCCTGGACTAGAGTATGTTCATTCCTGGCTCTCAATCCCATTCTGTCTTGCATACTTGTTAGCATTTATTGGTAATGTTAGCATCCTCTCTGTCATTTGGACAGAGTCTTCCCTCCAGCAGCCCATGTATTACTTTCTTTCCATCTTGGCACTAACTGACCTAGGTTTGTCCTTGTCCACACTTCCCACCATGCTTGCTGTGTTATGTTTGGATGCTCGGGAGATTCGGGCAAGTGTTTGCTATGTTCAGCTCTTCTTCATCCATACATTCACATTCCTGGAGTCCTCAGTGCTGCTGGCCATGGCCTTTGACCGTTTCATTGCTATCTGCCGTCCACTGCACTACACCAccatcctcaccaacagtgtaATAGGCAAGATTGGTTTGACCTGCTTGCTAAGAAGCATGGGAGTTGTACTGCCCACACCTTTGCTACTGAGACAGTATCACTACTGCCACATCAATGCCCTCTCCCACGCCTTCTGTTTGCACCAGGATGTTCTGAAACTATCCTGCTCGGATGCCAGCATCAACAGTGTTTATGGACTGTGCGTAGTTATTGCCACACTGGGTGTGGATTCAGTCTTTATACTTCTTTCTTATGTCCTAATTCTGAAGGCTGTGCTGGGCATTGCATCTCGTGAAGAACAGCTAAAGGCACTCAACACATGTGTATCCCATATCTGCATGGTACTCATCTTCTTTGTGCCAGTTATTGGGGTATCAATGGTCCATCGCTTTGGGAAGTATTTGTCTCCCATTGTCCACATCCTCATGGCTGACATATACTTGCTTCTCCCCCCATTGCTGAACCCTGTTGTCTACAGTGTCAGGACAAAGCAGATTCGTCTAGGAATTCTCCGCAAGTTTGGACTAAGGAGGAAGCTTTAA
- the MMP26 gene encoding matrix metalloproteinase-26 has product MQPDIFKATIFLPWCLAFPVPPATDLKGLDFAKDYFHQFFLTKKEPSLLTQGEKIQLLPQFHLNEANLREEQTLTVLHQPRCGVTDVDHDSASAASSKWNKHTLTYRIINYPNDLKQSTVKNIIHDAVSIWSNVTPLIFQQVESEDADIKISFWELAHGDGCPFDGPGGVLGHAFLPNSGAAGTIHFDKGEHWSTSYRGFNLFLVAIHELGHSLGLQHSRNWNSIMYPRYMYRDLRTFHLGVDDIQRIQQLYGERCSSKKP; this is encoded by the exons ATGCAGCCTGACATCTTCAAAGCTACAATTTTCCTGCCATGGTGCCTTGCCTTCCCAGTGCCCCCTGCTACAGACCTTAAAGGACTGGACTTTGCTAAG GACTATTTCCATCAGTTTTTCTTGACCAAGAAAGAACCATCACTCCTTACCCAGGGGGAAAAGATACAGCTCCTGCCGCAGTTCCATCTGAACGAGGCAAACCTGAGGGAGGAGCAAACGCTGACTGTGCTACACCAGCCCCGCTGTGGAGTTACTGATGTTGATCACGACTCCGCCTCTGCAGCAAGTTCTAAATGGAATAAGCACACTCTGACCTACAG GATTATCAATTACCCAAATGATCTGAAGCAATCCACAGTGAAAAACATTATACATGATGCAGTTTCCATTTGGAGCAATGTGACCCCCTTGATCTTCCAGCAAGTGGAGAGTGAAGATGCAGACATCAAGATTTCTTTCTGGGAGCTGG CCCATGGAGATGGTTGTCCATTTGATGGGCCAGGTGGTGTCTTAGGCCATGCCTTTTTACCAAATTCTGGAGCTGCAGGAACTATCCACTTTGACAAGGGAGAACACTGGTCGACTTCATACAGAG GATTTAATCTGTTCCTGGTTGCCATTCATGAGCTAGGTCACTCTCTGGGCCTGCAGCACTCCAGGAATTGGAACTCCATAATGTACCCCAGATACATGTATCGGGACCTTAGAACCTTCCACCTTGGTGTTGACGATATCCAAAGAATCCAGCAACTCTATG GAGAAAGATGTTCATCTAAAAAGCCCTAA